A single genomic interval of Amblyomma americanum isolate KBUSLIRL-KWMA chromosome 11, ASM5285725v1, whole genome shotgun sequence harbors:
- the LOC144110136 gene encoding sodium-dependent glucose transporter 1A-like (The sequence of the model RefSeq protein was modified relative to this genomic sequence to represent the inferred CDS: added 75 bases not found in genome assembly), protein MLSPRGQMLLRLGRTCNLSLGCMGMGLIIALTGVALLDLVEIYGSDISSVSHLITTRCVGSLVGSLVGGKLYDAYNVQIMSILMMVVACVTALMIPLSGSLALAYAIVFFGGISSGAFNTGANVWTIRLWPENSSPALQVFHLAFGVGNLMAPLIAEPFLSTGVGREVLNQTSNRTAYDDLGYSTFEPLRNETSESRVYYAFGIASGFHLLLVIAMAALYFIDSSDVKPPHSGEGDAPKTEDVFFSRVMLALMSTYVCVYVALECTTAQMVTAYAVKSDLHFAKSAAARLAAVFFSCFAASRLGAALVTIKMSPFQMLVLSHVVLVVTGTVLLVWGSSSAPVLWACIALMGIGQGPVYAAVVTWTDSYIKFSNMMMSIVVIMATVGMLSPPLLVGQFLDRTPNVFLYVCFASAMLCVAFFVVMCFYVRKRPLVSAESESTNL, encoded by the exons GGCCTGATCATTGCCCTGACCGGCGTGGCGCTGCTGGATCTAGTGGAGATCTACGGCTCCGACATCTCCAGCGTGTCGCACTTGATCACGACGCGATGCGTCGGCAGCCTGGTGGGATCCCTGGTCG GAGGTAAGCTGTACGATGCGTACAACGTACAGATCATGTCCATCTTGATGATGGTGGTCGCCTGTGTGACGGCACTCATGATTCCTCTGAGCGGGAGCCTGGCGCTGGCCTACGCGATTGTCTTCTTCGGAGGAATCAGCTCGGGCGCTTTTAATACAG GCGCAAACGTATGGACCATCAGGCTGTGGCCCGAGAACAGCAGCCCTGCGTTGCAGGTCTTCCACTTGGCCTTCGGCGTCGGTAACCTTATGGCGCCTCTCATCGCCGAACCCTTCCTCTCCACCGGTGTCGGCCGGGAGGTGCTAAACCAGACGTCTAACCGGACTGCGTACGACGATTTAGGCTACAGCACTTTCGAGCCACTGCGCAACGAAACCTCCGAGAGCAGAGTCTACTACGCATTCGGCATCGCCAGCGGCTTCCACTTACTCCTGGTCATTGCCATGGCAGCGCTGTACTTCATCGACAGCTCCGACGTCAAGCCACCCCACAGCGGGGAAGGCGACGCGCCCAAGACGGAAGACGTGTTCTTCAGCCGCGTCATGCTCGCCCTTATGAGCACCTACGTGTGCGTCTACGTGGCACTGGAGTGCACCACGGCCCAGATGGTCACTGCGTACGCGGTCAAGAGCGACCTGCACTTCGCCAAGTCGGCGGCAGCGCGCCTGGCGGCCGTCTTCTTTTCCTGCTTCGCAGCCAGCCGTCTGGGCGCCGCACTGGTCACCATCAAGATGTCGCCGTTCCAGATGCTCGTCCTGTCCCACGTGGTCCTCGTTGTCACAGGCACAGTGCTCCTCGTTTGGGGTTCCAGCAGCGCCCCCGTGCTCTGGGCGTGCATCGCGCTCATGGGCATCGGCCAGGGTCCGGTATACGCGGCAGTGGTCACCTGGACGGACTCCTATATTAAGTTCAGCAACATGATGATGTCTATCGTCGTCATTATGGCGACGGTCGGCATGCTATCGCCCCCACTGTTGGTGGGCCAGTTTCTGGACCGCACACCGAACGTGTTTCTCTACGTGTGCTTCGCTTCGGCCATGCTTTGCGTGGCCTTTTTTGTCGTTATGTGCTTTTACGTGAGGAAGAGGCCTCTTGTAAGCGCCGAGAGTGAAAGTACCAACTTATGA
- the LOC144110027 gene encoding uncharacterized protein LOC144110027 (The sequence of the model RefSeq protein was modified relative to this genomic sequence to represent the inferred CDS: added 66 bases not found in genome assembly), with amino-acid sequence GGRPLSASGPSTGACHCLLRHGPVLLPTGAYTGGAGRPNPLQLLPPVVHLCARSSGELLGSLIGEKLLSHRSGEAVLSGSLVLAAAGAVGVPWCRWLPVLILAFTATGIALGAAKRAGAKLTDETTLHKLRLLILLGACACPVLVIVIIQLGGYAGVAYLVSAASLVAASLLPFCCRRKQQRLEELAETGTTAPQTQRAQLKPSHEYFIRALGLSVLFLTSGSHLALGQLLGAFSATFSETGTVDSKLVTSLFYGSSLVVNAMAGVLRASSFWPLVVAQSGAVLGAILLTSLPGLWALHFLAAGLLGSSLSCALPFEPPMDAMRKIPTLRTTTQHMGEMLVCLVLGASLDNEDSRAFGIRTCVVVALALTLLLALWSTTVRRRRDTVAPPSDEGRNDRREVDPATSVARADGTTTWYVQETDPSINRNATAPESPACVPTDKGGVRP; translated from the exons GGCCTGTGCTTCTGCCTACCGGCGCCTACACTGGTGGAGCTGGTCGACCAAACCCACTCCAACTACTCCCGCCTGTCGTACATCTTTGCGCACGCTCCTCCGGGGAACTGCTCGGGTCCCTTATCG GCGAGAAACTGTTGAGCCACCGGAGCGGCGAGGCGGTGCTGAGCGGTTCGCTGGTGCTGGCTGCCGCCGGCGCTGTGGGCGTACCCTGGTGCCGATGGCTGCCGGTGCTCATACTGGCCTTCACAGCGACCGGCATCGCGTTGGGTGCTGCCAAGAGAG CGGGTGCGAAGCTGACTGACGAGACGACGCTTCACAAACTGCGCCTACTCATCCTGCTGGGTGCCTGCGCCTGTCCTGTGCTCGTCATCGTGATCATCCAACTGGGAGGGTATGCAGGAGTCGCATACCTGGTGTCGGCCGCATCGCTGGTCGCAGCCTCACTGCTACCCTTTTGCTGCCGCCGCAAGCAGCAACGCCTGGAGGAGTTAGCCGAAACAGGCACAACAGCACCCCAGACGCAGCGAGCCCAACTCAAGCCGAGCCATGAGTACTTCATCAGGGCCCTGGGCCTGTCGGTGCTGTTCCTCACCTCGGGCTCGCACCTCGCCCTGGGCCAGCTGCTCGGCGCCTTCTCAGCCACCTTCTCCGAGACCGGCACGGTAGATTCCAAGCTCGTGACGTCACTGTTCTACGGCTCCAGTCTCGTGGTGAACGCCATGGCGGGCGTCTTGAGGGCGTCTTCCTTCTGGCCTCTGGTAGTGGCCCAGTCGGGCGCCGTCCTGGGCGCCATCTTGCTAACGTCTCTGCCAGGACTGTGGGCCCTGCACTTCCTGGCGGCGGGACTCCTTGGAAGCTCGCTGAGCTGCGCGCTACCCTTCGAGCCGCCGATGGACGCCATGCGTAAGATCCCCACCCTACGGACCACGACGCAGCATATGGGTGAAATGCTGGTGTGCCTGGTGCTGGGAGCCAGCCTGGATAACGAGGACTCCAGAGCGTTCGGCATCAGGACGTGCGTGGTAGTGGCGCTCGCGTTGACACTGCTTCTCGCGCTGTGGTCGACGACTGTACGCAGGCGCCGCGACACTGTGGCCCCACCCAGTGACGAAGGGCGGAACGACCGACGCGAAGTAGACCCGGCTACGTCTGTCGCACGGGCCGATGGTACGACTACGTGGTACGTGCAAGAGACGGATCCCAGCATCAACCGTAATGCGACGGCACCTGAATCACCCGCTTGTGTTCCCACGGACAAGGGTGGTGTGCGGCCGTAA